One genomic segment of Actinomycetota bacterium includes these proteins:
- a CDS encoding YfjI family protein: MDSDNSSTIVTVTTTEPLDWSPLPEHDTRLPCPIDVLPEPVGSYVQGLSDALQVPPDLVLSLALVVLSGSTRGRWRVEGPSAQWMEPLSIYSAVLLPPGELKSPTLKAVAIPLRAFEAELQVSKRLLVAQNRERLEMFKERVRGLRSKVAAKPGDESLAAEYDDAMGKLTAFQAVAMPQLLVQDVTPERLASLLAEQDESLTLLSAEGGIIGTLAGRYSDGRANLDLVNAAYSAEFVRVDRQGRESLHLNAPHLAIGLATQPDVFQEVLSNRQMVGRGFLDRFLIAVPKSRVGSRKLGIEAMPANATSAWEMAVRNLLTASFELTAEDEFRTLTLSAPAKRAYTPWWSAVETQMAVDGELAELSGWFQKARGGALRLAGLLTLAANPNAASIGEGEMQAAIDVVDYLASHARYIRMEAIPGSTGKVLAAVRNFPEEEFTTRLIHRKVQNQTWCHTSADVEQELHRLTRLGYVRRMDAEKGTKSHDWQRHPDLGRSLR; encoded by the coding sequence ATGGACAGTGACAATTCCTCAACGATTGTCACTGTCACCACAACTGAACCTCTTGATTGGAGCCCATTACCGGAGCACGACACACGCCTGCCCTGTCCCATTGACGTACTGCCTGAGCCGGTAGGTAGCTACGTTCAAGGACTTTCAGATGCGTTACAGGTTCCGCCAGACCTCGTCCTCTCTCTCGCATTAGTGGTCCTGTCAGGGAGCACGCGTGGCCGCTGGAGGGTCGAAGGACCGAGCGCGCAGTGGATGGAGCCGCTCTCTATCTATTCGGCTGTTCTACTTCCACCCGGTGAACTGAAATCTCCGACGCTCAAGGCTGTGGCAATTCCCTTGCGCGCCTTTGAGGCGGAGCTGCAAGTATCAAAGCGTTTATTGGTTGCTCAGAATCGTGAGCGTCTCGAAATGTTCAAAGAGCGTGTGCGGGGACTTCGATCAAAGGTCGCCGCGAAGCCGGGCGATGAAAGCCTTGCGGCCGAATATGACGATGCGATGGGAAAGCTGACTGCCTTTCAAGCTGTCGCTATGCCCCAACTGCTCGTTCAGGATGTGACCCCCGAACGACTGGCTTCGCTCTTGGCTGAGCAGGATGAAAGCCTCACCCTGCTATCAGCGGAAGGTGGAATTATCGGAACGCTCGCCGGTCGATATTCCGATGGCCGGGCCAATCTGGACCTAGTCAATGCTGCCTATTCGGCAGAATTCGTGAGAGTGGATCGGCAAGGTCGCGAGTCCCTTCACCTCAATGCGCCGCATCTCGCCATTGGACTGGCAACGCAACCCGACGTGTTTCAGGAGGTGCTCTCCAATAGACAGATGGTTGGCCGAGGGTTTCTTGATCGGTTCCTCATCGCAGTCCCTAAGTCGCGTGTGGGCTCTCGAAAGCTTGGCATTGAAGCCATGCCAGCAAATGCCACTTCTGCTTGGGAAATGGCGGTACGGAATTTGTTGACGGCTTCATTCGAGCTGACAGCAGAGGACGAGTTTCGAACCTTGACTCTCTCTGCTCCTGCGAAGCGTGCATATACCCCCTGGTGGTCCGCTGTCGAAACTCAGATGGCCGTAGATGGCGAGCTAGCCGAACTATCTGGATGGTTTCAAAAGGCCCGTGGCGGCGCTCTGCGCCTCGCTGGGCTACTGACACTCGCCGCAAATCCCAATGCAGCGAGCATTGGTGAAGGTGAGATGCAGGCGGCAATTGACGTTGTGGATTACCTGGCTTCACATGCTCGCTACATACGCATGGAGGCCATACCTGGATCGACTGGAAAGGTATTGGCGGCCGTTAGAAATTTCCCCGAAGAGGAATTCACCACCCGCCTCATTCACCGGAAAGTCCAAAACCAGACTTGGTGCCACACCTCCGCCGATGTTGAGCAGGAACTTCACAGGCTCACCCGCCTCGGCTACGTCCGCCGTATGGATGCCGAAAAGGGAACCAAGTCCCACGATTGGCAGCGTCACCCCGATTTGGGGCGAAGTCTTCGGTAG
- a CDS encoding M23 family metallopeptidase, which produces MRRSLLLVPLAIALLGGTLVLTPASAATMQDRPCSKPGATQTDGDGTLTCQRNSQGRLVWTRQRGSTPAKPASIPSIIENWGFDLAPYNPATKMAGAMSLAPIAFPQGSFIEQPISYYGAGSKRPQDPPGFIDPQMTFYLPIGTTVKAIASGRVCTVTKLQNGYSDDYSIGIAPTCSVNTNGSPGFGTIATWEHEHVMSPRVKIGDKVTAGQPIAVVSYYKQDNWLYTSSMGLVEIGILTGSPDGRPMHLCPALYLKPSAKAQMLTQLAAAAKAYEANTGKVLYTPTELATGCITTKPSIE; this is translated from the coding sequence ATGCGTCGAAGCCTCCTGCTGGTCCCCCTGGCCATCGCCCTTCTGGGCGGAACCCTGGTGCTGACCCCCGCCAGCGCTGCCACCATGCAGGATCGGCCCTGCAGCAAGCCAGGTGCCACCCAGACGGACGGCGATGGCACCCTGACCTGCCAGCGCAACTCCCAGGGCCGCCTGGTCTGGACGAGGCAACGCGGATCGACGCCAGCGAAGCCGGCGAGCATCCCCTCGATCATCGAGAACTGGGGCTTCGACCTGGCCCCCTACAACCCCGCGACCAAGATGGCCGGCGCGATGTCGCTGGCACCGATCGCCTTCCCCCAGGGCTCCTTCATCGAGCAGCCCATCAGCTACTACGGCGCCGGGTCCAAGCGGCCGCAGGACCCACCCGGCTTCATCGATCCGCAGATGACCTTCTACCTGCCCATCGGAACGACAGTCAAGGCGATCGCCAGCGGCCGGGTGTGCACCGTCACCAAGCTCCAGAACGGCTACAGCGACGACTACAGCATCGGCATCGCGCCCACGTGCTCGGTCAACACCAACGGGAGCCCGGGCTTCGGCACCATCGCCACCTGGGAGCACGAGCACGTCATGTCCCCGCGGGTGAAGATCGGGGACAAGGTCACCGCGGGCCAGCCGATCGCCGTGGTGAGCTACTACAAGCAGGACAACTGGCTGTACACCTCATCGATGGGCCTCGTTGAGATCGGCATCCTCACCGGCAGCCCGGACGGGCGACCCATGCACCTGTGCCCTGCGCTCTACCTCAAGCCATCGGCCAAGGCTCAGATGCTCACACAGCTCGCTGCCGCGGCCAAGGCCTACGAGGCCAACACCGGCAAGGTCCTCTACACGCCTACTGAACTGGCCACCGGCTGCATCACGACCAAGCCGTCGATCGAGTAG
- a CDS encoding helix-turn-helix domain-containing protein, with amino-acid sequence MKAYNTPELLTLDQAAAFLGTTVRFAQRLVSERRIRVYKVGRHVRIARRDLEDFLEAGVRESRDQ; translated from the coding sequence ATGAAGGCGTACAACACTCCAGAACTGCTTACTTTGGATCAAGCAGCGGCATTCTTAGGTACAACTGTTCGGTTCGCTCAGCGATTGGTTTCCGAGCGGCGCATTCGCGTCTACAAGGTAGGTCGGCACGTTCGCATAGCGCGCCGAGACCTTGAAGACTTTCTTGAAGCCGGTGTTCGTGAATCACGAGACCAGTGA
- the dcd gene encoding dCTP deaminase, producing the protein MLLSDGDIRAELESGRVAVEPFSEAMIQPSSIDVRLDRWFRVFENHKYSVIDPRMEQPELTRLLEPEGDEGFILHPGEFVLGSTYEIVSLPDDIAGRLEGKSSLGRLGLLTHSTAGFIDPGFSGHVTLELSNVANLPIVLYPGMKIGQLCLFRLSSPAQHPYGSEKYGSRYQGQRGPTPSKSYANFHRTEV; encoded by the coding sequence ATGCTGCTATCTGATGGAGATATTCGTGCCGAGCTGGAGAGCGGACGCGTCGCCGTTGAGCCATTCAGCGAGGCGATGATCCAGCCCTCAAGCATTGATGTTCGGCTGGATCGTTGGTTCCGAGTGTTTGAGAATCACAAATACTCCGTCATCGATCCACGGATGGAACAGCCTGAGTTGACTCGACTGCTCGAGCCTGAGGGCGACGAGGGATTCATCCTGCATCCAGGGGAGTTCGTGCTCGGTTCGACCTACGAGATCGTCAGCCTGCCTGACGACATCGCCGGGCGGCTTGAGGGCAAGTCCTCTCTGGGTCGACTGGGCTTGCTCACCCACTCCACGGCCGGCTTCATTGATCCGGGCTTCTCAGGTCACGTCACCTTGGAGCTCTCCAACGTCGCGAACCTGCCGATCGTGCTGTACCCGGGCATGAAGATCGGCCAGCTGTGCTTGTTCCGGCTGTCCAGTCCGGCTCAGCACCCCTACGGCTCAGAGAAGTACGGCTCGCGCTACCAAGGTCAGCGCGGTCCGACGCCGAGCAAGTCCTACGCGAACTTCCACCGCACGGAGGTCTGA
- a CDS encoding ImmA/IrrE family metallo-endopeptidase, with the protein MFEQVSLAAQAMVPTFDVLDGTSPEDAARLVRAQWKMPIGPVRNLVGWLEAAGCLVFEEDFGTHRIDGMSQWIGDHPVMLLNSEVPADRQRLTKAHELGHLVLHSNEPSDSMEEEANSFAAEFLMPEAVIRSSLRDVSLGHLQELKREWGVSMQALFERSYRLGFVSSVDRTRFYKAMNARGWKANEPGGEYVPRETPRLALHIGDELLARGYSREEIANIAGYRSTQGCPFVPHGGGLRVVQ; encoded by the coding sequence GTGTTTGAACAGGTATCACTCGCTGCCCAGGCGATGGTGCCTACATTTGACGTTCTCGATGGGACGAGTCCGGAAGACGCTGCACGCCTTGTGCGCGCGCAATGGAAGATGCCTATTGGCCCCGTTCGCAATCTGGTGGGCTGGCTGGAGGCGGCGGGTTGCCTCGTATTCGAAGAGGACTTCGGCACACATCGCATTGATGGAATGTCCCAATGGATCGGCGATCATCCAGTCATGCTCCTGAACAGTGAAGTACCCGCCGACCGTCAAAGACTGACGAAGGCGCACGAGCTTGGGCATTTGGTACTTCATTCAAATGAGCCGTCGGACTCAATGGAAGAGGAAGCAAACTCATTCGCCGCAGAATTCCTTATGCCGGAGGCCGTTATCCGCAGTTCATTGCGGGACGTGTCTTTGGGGCACTTACAGGAACTGAAGCGTGAGTGGGGCGTTTCAATGCAGGCATTGTTTGAACGTAGCTACCGGCTTGGTTTTGTCAGCAGTGTTGACCGCACGCGCTTTTACAAGGCGATGAATGCAAGAGGATGGAAGGCGAACGAGCCAGGCGGAGAATACGTACCTCGCGAGACTCCACGCCTTGCGCTGCACATCGGAGACGAATTGCTTGCGCGCGGGTATTCGCGCGAAGAAATTGCAAACATCGCCGGTTATAGATCGACGCAGGGTTGCCCGTTTGTTCCACACGGTGGAGGGCTGCGCGTAGTGCAATAG
- a CDS encoding alpha/beta fold hydrolase — protein MTFETMGLAEQELPPTVDSIEMTEQRFVNEDGLEIVMNQYEPVGVESSLVMWCLPCGGCSRNYFDFKVEGAEAGSYSFARYVARRGITVITADHIGVGDSTHIPNRPELTTANFLADRMHEAVTAFKDRPQFSGKTFVGVGHSFGSGMLLTQQYRHQAFSALVVLGWSSIQIALMYTDGQFKALGTPGARARSSETNLGFKAPQELIDANRSIATTVVLPAVQQVGEAGWCVPASRSVRVPVYLGFGEFDTVLDLQAEVQLYIDAPEVVTAVLPGSYHFHNLAEGRQLLWSGIIDFANRQVAS, from the coding sequence ATGACCTTCGAGACCATGGGACTGGCGGAGCAGGAACTCCCGCCCACGGTGGACTCCATCGAGATGACAGAGCAGCGCTTCGTGAATGAAGACGGGCTTGAGATCGTCATGAATCAGTACGAGCCCGTTGGCGTGGAGTCCTCCCTGGTGATGTGGTGTCTGCCTTGCGGCGGGTGCTCTCGCAACTACTTCGACTTCAAGGTCGAAGGTGCCGAAGCTGGCTCATACAGCTTTGCCCGCTATGTTGCACGACGAGGCATCACGGTGATCACCGCCGACCACATAGGCGTTGGTGACAGCACGCACATCCCTAACAGGCCGGAGCTCACCACAGCGAACTTCCTTGCCGACCGCATGCATGAAGCCGTCACCGCATTCAAGGATCGTCCACAGTTTTCCGGCAAGACCTTCGTTGGGGTAGGCCACTCCTTTGGCTCGGGCATGCTGTTGACACAGCAATACCGTCATCAGGCTTTCAGCGCGCTTGTCGTGCTCGGCTGGAGCAGTATTCAAATCGCTCTGATGTACACCGATGGCCAGTTCAAGGCCCTTGGAACGCCAGGGGCTCGCGCACGCTCTTCGGAAACCAATCTCGGTTTCAAAGCGCCGCAGGAGTTGATAGATGCCAATAGATCGATAGCCACAACAGTGGTGCTCCCGGCCGTCCAGCAAGTGGGAGAAGCGGGCTGGTGTGTGCCCGCCTCGAGGAGTGTGCGTGTGCCGGTGTACTTGGGCTTCGGAGAGTTCGACACCGTACTGGACCTGCAGGCCGAGGTTCAGCTCTACATCGATGCCCCAGAAGTCGTAACGGCTGTACTCCCAGGCTCCTATCACTTCCACAACTTGGCCGAGGGCCGGCAGTTGCTCTGGTCGGGCATCATCGACTTCGCCAATCGACAAGTTGCCAGCTAA